In a genomic window of Styela clava chromosome 11, kaStyClav1.hap1.2, whole genome shotgun sequence:
- the LOC120347475 gene encoding cyclin-dependent kinase 1-like yields the protein MEDYIKIEKIGEGTYGVVYKGRNKKTNQHVALKKIRLESEDEGVPSTAIREISILKELAHPNIVSLLDVLLQESKLYLVFEFLQMDLKKYMDSIPSGKFMDKELVKSYTYQILQGITFCHSRRVLHRDLKPQNLLIDKNGIIKLADFGLARAFGIPVRIYTHEVITLWYRAPEILLGSSRYSTPVDIWSIGTIFAEMATKKPLFHGDSEIDQLFRIFRVLGTATDDDWPGVTSLKDYKQTFPKWKKGNIADSVKNLSDEGLDLLMKCLVYDPAKRISAKAALMHPYFNNLDKKALPGTHVCLVPRAPRIAA from the exons ATGGAAGATTATATCAAAATTGAGAAGATTGGTGAAG GCACCTATGGAGTGGTCTACAAAGGACGTAATAAGAAAACAAACCAGCATGTTGCACTGAAAAAGATTCGTCTTGAGAGTGAAGATGAGGGAGTGCCAAGTACCGCAATTCGAGAAATTTCCATTTTGAAAGAACTGGCTCATCCCAATATTGTTAG TCTGCTTGACGTCCTCTTGCAAGAGTCCAAACTGTACTTGGTGTTCGAGTTTTTACAGATGGATTTGAAAAAGTACATGGATTCAATTCCATCTGGAAAATTTATGGACAAAGAGTTGGTAAAG AGTTACACATACCAGATATTGCAAGGCATCACATTTTGTCACTCGCGTCGAGTGTTGCACAGAGATTTGAAGCCACAGAATCTATTGATTGACAAAAATGGCATCATCAAACTTGCAGATTTTGGTCTTGCTCGTGCCTTTGGGATCCCTGTCCGAATCTACACGCATGAG GTGATCACTCTCTGGTATCGAGCGCCAGAAATTTTGTTGGGATCCTCGAGATATTCTACTCCTGTTGATATTTGGAGTATTGGAACTATATTTGCTGAGATGGCAACAAAGAAACCTTTGTTTCATGGAGACTCAGAAATTGATCAATTGTTTCGAATATTCAG AGTGTTGGGAACTGCTACTGATGATGATTGGCCCGGAGTCACATCGCTGAAAGATTACAAACAAACATTCCCAAAATGGAAAAAAGGAAATATTGCGGATTCTGTTAAAAACCTCTCTGATGAAGGATTGGATTTGCTAATG AAATGTTTGGTCTATGATCCAGCGAAAAGAATTTCTGCTAAAGCTGCTCTAATGCATCCATACTTCAACAATTTGGATAAGAAAGCGTTACCTGGCACCCATGTCTGCTTGGTCCCCAGGGCTCCCAGAATTGCTGCCTAA
- the LOC120347476 gene encoding intraflagellar transport protein 22 homolog yields the protein MFKAKIIVVGPCESGKTAVSNFLGDQTDHSESNYHPTAGVRILEFEQQVKSRNRNVDVEIELWDCSGSEEYESCWPAMASNADSVIIMYNPFESSNKLQLNNWFDYFVSGQGLKEEYCAIFAHCKNKEATKNISSPLSDNIPFYVTNLDGDPDQLKDAFTKILGRVLSKLSDSREKEELSIIN from the exons ATGTTCAAGGCGAAAATTATAGTTGTTGGACCCTGCGAAAGTGGGAAAACTGCggtttcaaactttttaggaGATCAA ACTGATCATTCGGAATCAAATTATCACCCAACAGCAGGTGTTAGAATTCTTGAATTTGAGCAACAAGTTAAAAGTCGAAACAGAAATGTTGATGTTGAAATTGAGCTATGGGATTGTAGTGGAAGCGAAGAATATGAAAGCTGTTGGCCAGCCATGGCTTCGAATGCTGATA GTGTGATCATAATGTACAATCCATTCGAATCAAGCAACAAATTGCAACTCAATAATTGGTTTGATTACTTTGTGTCAGGACAAGGCTTGAAAGAAGAGTACTGTGCAATATTCGCTCATTGCAAGAATAAAGAGGCTACTAAGAATATATCTTCACCACTATCCGATAATATACCATTT TATGTCACAAATTTGGATGGAGACCCAGATCAATTAAAAGATGcattcacaaaaattttgggtAGAGTTCTCAGCAAATTATCGGATTCCAGGGAGAAAGAAGAACTGAGTATCATAAACTGA
- the LOC120339416 gene encoding uncharacterized protein LOC120339416, with amino-acid sequence MNCNSLQQRFDHDFEDLAQYMRRENLEFHGIPYKDGENTDKIVVGIGKKLGITVERLDISVSHRLPRRDSSKTGPIIVRFTNRNKKNEFIAKKYDASRIKDFGITVISFLKF; translated from the exons ATGAATTGTAACTCCCTTCAGCAGCGTTTTGATCATGACTTCGAAGACCTCGCGCAATATATGAGAAGAGAAAATCTtgaatttcatggaattccttACAAAGATGGTGAAAACACAGATAAAATAGTTGTGGGAATAGGGAAAAAACTGGGCATAACTGTTGAAAGGCTGGACATTTCAGTTTCGCATCGTCTTCCAAGGAGAGACTCGTCCAAAACTGGGCCCATCATTGTGCGTTTCACCAACAGAAATAAAAAGAATGAGTTTATAGCCAAAAAGTATGACGCGTCACGAATCAAAGACTTTGGGATTACAG TGATTTCATTTCTAAAGTTTTAA
- the LOC120348072 gene encoding uncharacterized protein LOC120348072: protein MNESQTFIYNETQEEEILQNCEQHQQHDEKLCKHQVTEPNCISCVGNDIKQTNTQFDKVVGVDDTLCKTSEHAKVTINDNVNNNSVISHINPLIAIKTSSEDCSNKAFIDINNEKSCNQSTLNSSAPEHNYCVKNSSHNQIETQENDGLTDASTQILNEKSEGVDTFQGGFVSSMIEVVDSVKENVENNTESSLDSDSEDESSDSDSSDSSTSTDTSSDDSCIARIRHEDIEISEEIAELKNTEPPKVKGEILNSELPPVEDLHISLPEDAQLDNIGKVSQIMDDYSVVIKSYENKPALDFKTVLFFARDIAIGAVEETFGPVPSPYYVVRFNSAEHIISKEVQLEKEVFYAPNIKDFTSFVFVSELKRLRGSDASWSNDREPPPSCIEYSDDEQEREARKQRKNQSRGQPDENASTSTASQNGESSQNACRGRGRGRGRGRKRDHWHNQSTIRMNTPDESQMAWQNAVNRPVGRNHNNMPSLPLFPEPPPYPLLPPPPMGGYMVPYQRAQVPPPPLGNYNYPPPPFIGWEQPRFQQSQQMLSFQPPPPPPPPE, encoded by the exons atgaatgaatcaCAAACATTCATATATAATGAAACACAAGAAGAAGAAATTCTGCAAAATTGTGAGCAGCATCAACAACATGATGAAAAACTATGTAAACATCAAGTGACTGAACCAAACTGCATCTCTTGCGTTGGGAATGATATAAAACAAACTAATACTCAGTTCGATAAAGTTGTTGGTGTTGATGATACATTATGTAAAACTTCAGAACATGCCAAAGTCACAATCAATGACAATGTAAATAATAATTCAGTCATTTCGCATATAAACCCTTTAATTGCAATTAAAACTTCAAGCGAAGACTGTAGTAACAAAGCATTCATAGACATTAATAATGAGAAATCGTGCAACCAATCTACACTGAATAGTTCAGCACCTGAGCACAATTATTGCGTAAAGAATTCATCACATAATCAAATAGAAACGCAAGAAAATGATGGTTTAACAGATGCTTCTactcaaattttaaatgaaaaaagtgAGGGAGTTGATACTTTTCAAGGCGGCTTCGTTTCATCTATGATAGAG GTAGTTGATAGTGTCAAAGAAAATGTTGAAAACAATACAGAATCCAGTTTGGACTCGGATTCTGAAGATGAATCTAGTGATTCGGATTCTTCCGATAGTTCTACATCGACTGATACATCATCAGATGATTCATG CATAGCTCGAATCAGGCATGAAGATATTGAAATTTCTGAGGAAATAGCGGAATTGAAGAATACAGAGCCTCCAAAAGTAAAGGGAGAAATTTTAAATTCG GAGTTGCCTCCAGTAGAAGATCTGCATATATCTTTGCCTGAAGATGCGCAACTTGATAATATTGGAAAGGTTTCTCAGATTATGGATGACTATTCAG ttgtGATTAAATCTTATGAAAACAAGCCTGCTCTCGATTTCAAAACAGTGCTGTTCTTTGCAAGAGATATAGCGATTGGAGCA GTTGAGGAAACTTTTGGTCCTGTTCCTTCCCCATATTATGTCGTGAGATTTAATAGCGCAGAGCACATTATTTCTAAGGAAGTTCAATTAGAAAAAGAAGTATTCTATGCTCCGAATATCAAAGATTTCACAAGTTTTGTATTTGTTTCGGAGTTAAAAAG GTTACGTGGGTCTGATGCATCATGGTCCAATGACAGAGAACCTCCACCGTCTTGCATTGAATATTCTGATGATGAGCAAGAACGTGAAGCTAGAAAGCAGAGGAAAAATCAATCTCGGGGTCAACCTGATGAAAATGCCAGCACAAGCACAGCTTCCCAAAATG GAGAATCTAGTCAAAATGCTTGCCGGGGGAGAGGACGAGGTAGGGGCAGAGGCAGAAAACGGGATCATTGGCATAATCAATCGACAATAAG AATGAATACTCCTGATGAGTCGCAAATGGCTTGGCAGAATGCAGTCAATAGACCAGTGGGAAGAAATCACAACAACATGCCATCGCTTCCTTTGTTCCCAGAACCTCCACCCTATCCATTATTACCTCCTCCGCCAATGGGAGGCTATATGGTTCCGTATCAAAGAGCACAAGTGCCACCTCCTCCACTTGGGAATTATAATT ATCCACCACCTCCATTTATAGGCTGGGAACAACCTCGTTTTCAACAATCACAACAGATGCTTTCATTTCAACCGCCACCACCCCCTCCCCCACCTGAATAA
- the LOC120347688 gene encoding guanylate kinase-like, whose protein sequence is MANLRPVVISGPSGCGKSTLLNILFKNYKDAFGFSVSHTSRSPREGEIDGQHYNFSTREQMRKEIQEGKFIEHAEFSENLYGTSKKAVEDVLENKICILDIEEQGVRSIKASHLDALFVFVKPPSIDELRNRLVKRGTETEEAIEKRMATAKSAIEFSQTPGVYDLIVVNDNLQHAYEELETFLTEKIEPLKDMRTPLEADQAQTGQCMLL, encoded by the coding sequence ATGGCCAACTTGAGACCCGTCGTTATAAGTGGTCCTTCAGGGTGTGGGAAAAGTACGTTGTTGAacatattgtttaaaaattacaaagatGCTTTCGGCTTCAGTGTATCTCATACTTCAAGATCTCCCAGAGAAGGAGAAATTGACGGCCAACATTATAACTTTTCAACGCGAGAACAAATGAGGAAAGAAATACAAGAAGGGAAATTCATCGAACATGCggaattttcagaaaatttatatGGAACAAGCAAGAAAGCTGTCGAAGATGttttagaaaacaaaatttgtattcTTGACATTGAAGAGCAAGGTGTGCGAAGTATTAAAGCATCTCATCTGGACGCGCTTTTCGTTTTCGTAAAACCACCCTCTATAGATGAACTACGGAACCGACTGGTGAAGCGTGGTACAGAAACCGAAGAGGCTATTGAAAAACGAATGGCTACCGCAAAATCTGCTATCGAGTTTAGTCAAACGCCAGGAGTGTACGATCTGATCGTCGTGAACGACAATTTACAACACGCTTACGAAGAACTTGAAACTTTTTTGACGGAAAAAATTGAACCATTGAAAGATATGCGTACGCCGTTAGAAGCCGATCAAGCACAGACTGGCCAATGCATGCTGTTATGA